The genomic segment GCTGTAAGCGGCGTGTTTCTGATGGGCTATGCCGTGAGCCGCATGCTGGCCGAGTGTTTTCGAGAGCCGGATGTGCAGCTTGGTTTTCTGGCCTTTGACTGGCTGACGATGGGGCAGCTTCTCTCGATTCCCATGCTGCTCGCAGGCTTTCTTTTATGGTGGAAGAAACGATGAGACAATACCTCGATTTACTGACGCACATCCTTGAAAATGGTGTCGAAAAATCCGACCGCACCGGTACCGGCACGCTGTCGGTGTTTGCGTATTCCATGCGCTTTGACCTCGCAAAGGGCTTTCCGCTCGTTACCACCAAGAAACTCCATACGCGCAGCATTGTCCATGAACTGCTCTGGTTTCTAAAGGGTGATACCAATATCCGTTATCTGAAGGAAAACGGCGTCAGCATCTGGGATGAGTGGGCGGATGCCGAGGGCAATCTTGGCCCTGTTTACGGGCGTCAATGGCGCAGCTGGCCGCTGCCCAATGGCGAGAGTGTTGACCAGATTGCGGCAGTGGTCGAGCAGATTCGCAACAACCCCGATTCGCGACGGCTCATTGTGAGCGCCTGGAATGTCGCGGAACTGCCGAAAATGGCGCTGGTTCCCTGTCATGCGCTGTTTCAGTTTTATGTGGCGCGCGGCAGGCTTTCCTGTCAGTTGTACCAGCGTTCTGCCGATGTGTTTCTGGGCGTGCCTTTTAACATCGCCTCCTATGCGCTCTTGACCCACCTTGTGGCCGCACAGTGCGGGCTTGATGTAGGCGAGTTTGTCTGGACGGGGGGGGATTGTCACCTGTATCTCAATCACCTCGAGCAGGCGCGCACGCAGCTTCAACGCGAGCCGCTGCCCCTGCCGACATTGAAGCTTTTGCGAAAGCCAGACAGCCTCTTTGACTACCGCTTTGAAGACATCGTGTTTGAGGGCTATCAGTCGCATGCGGCCATTCGTGCGCCAGTGGCGGTTTAAGGCGTGTAACTGATGCGCCAGTGCATGCTTTCGCTTCTCGAATTTTATTGACAAGGATGTGTCCAAATTTTATATTTCGCATGCATTTAGGCGTTTATTTTTTGAAATCTTCAATAGGATATCTGGACAGGAATCAGCGCCGTTCATGAGGGGGTTTTAAGTGCGCAAACGATTTTTACCGGCCTTGTTTTTATTATCCATGATAACCACATGCGCAGAAGTTGATATTTCTGTTCCTGGATTTCCACAGATAGCCGAGTTTTTCGGCGTCAGTGCCAGTCTCGTTCAGGCAACAATTACCTGGAACTTTTTAGGCTACTGTCTCGGTGCGCTTGTGTATGGGCCGCTTTCCGATTGTTTTGGGCGCAGAAGAATGATGGTGCTTGGCAACGCCCTTATGACACTCGGTGCCGTGGGCTGTTATTTTGCGCCGGATATTCATTGGCTTTTACTGTCCCGGCTTATTCAGGGCTTC from the Legionella geestiana genome contains:
- a CDS encoding thymidylate synthase, which encodes MRQYLDLLTHILENGVEKSDRTGTGTLSVFAYSMRFDLAKGFPLVTTKKLHTRSIVHELLWFLKGDTNIRYLKENGVSIWDEWADAEGNLGPVYGRQWRSWPLPNGESVDQIAAVVEQIRNNPDSRRLIVSAWNVAELPKMALVPCHALFQFYVARGRLSCQLYQRSADVFLGVPFNIASYALLTHLVAAQCGLDVGEFVWTGGDCHLYLNHLEQARTQLQREPLPLPTLKLLRKPDSLFDYRFEDIVFEGYQSHAAIRAPVAV